The following proteins are co-located in the Heliorestis convoluta genome:
- a CDS encoding 4Fe-4S dicluster domain-containing protein, with product MAHLTVRSGYKKLEERLNLFPQGAPPSESLYKILSLLFRENEANLVSQLPIRPFTVKKAASIWKKSEAEAHKILDDLASRALLLDIEQEGRQHYVLPPPMAGFFEFAFMRIRGDLDQKLLSELFHQYINVEEDFIKDLFLGSETRLGRVFVQEAVLSNDNALHILDYERASHVIESAKTIAVGLCYCRHKMEHLGQNCSAPMNNCMTFGNTASSLIKHGHARAIYSSEGLELLAEAYAHNLVQCGENVREDVSFLCNCCGCCCEGLIAVRKFGLLQPIHTTNYLPTVNEKACNGCGRCAKACPIEAIQMTSHPSEKVKKAKIDETLCLGCAVCIRLCPLKCLSLKERPQRIITPVNSAHRIVLAALERGRLQNLIFDNQALQSHRAMAAILSAILQLPPVKRLMAKEQLRSRYLERLLKGT from the coding sequence ATGGCACACCTAACAGTCCGCTCGGGATACAAAAAACTGGAAGAAAGACTGAATCTTTTCCCCCAGGGTGCACCGCCTTCGGAAAGTCTTTATAAGATTTTATCTCTTCTTTTTCGAGAAAATGAAGCCAATCTCGTGTCACAATTGCCCATCCGACCTTTTACCGTGAAAAAAGCCGCTTCCATCTGGAAAAAGAGTGAAGCAGAAGCGCACAAGATTTTAGATGATTTGGCCAGTCGGGCTCTGCTGCTTGATATAGAACAAGAAGGTAGGCAACACTATGTCTTGCCACCACCCATGGCAGGCTTTTTTGAATTTGCTTTTATGCGAATACGGGGCGATCTGGATCAAAAGCTTTTAAGCGAGCTTTTTCATCAATATATCAATGTGGAAGAGGACTTTATTAAGGATCTTTTTCTCGGCAGCGAGACACGACTGGGTCGTGTTTTTGTGCAAGAAGCGGTCTTAAGCAATGACAATGCTCTTCATATTCTTGATTATGAACGCGCCAGCCATGTGATCGAGTCTGCAAAAACCATTGCTGTCGGTCTATGCTACTGTCGCCACAAAATGGAGCATTTAGGGCAGAATTGTTCTGCGCCTATGAACAATTGTATGACCTTTGGCAATACTGCTTCTTCTCTGATTAAGCATGGACATGCTAGAGCTATCTATTCATCGGAAGGATTGGAACTTCTTGCGGAAGCTTATGCGCACAATCTTGTGCAATGTGGGGAAAATGTACGAGAAGATGTAAGTTTTCTTTGCAATTGTTGTGGTTGTTGCTGTGAAGGCTTAATTGCTGTGCGTAAGTTTGGCCTGCTTCAACCAATACATACGACAAATTATCTTCCTACTGTTAATGAAAAGGCTTGCAACGGTTGTGGCCGCTGTGCAAAAGCTTGTCCCATTGAAGCGATTCAAATGACCTCTCACCCATCAGAGAAAGTTAAAAAAGCAAAAATCGATGAGACCCTTTGTCTTGGTTGTGCTGTTTGTATTCGTCTTTGTCCTCTAAAGTGCCTTTCTCTGAAAGAGCGACCTCAGCGGATTATTACGCCCGTTAACTCAGCCCATCGGATCGTATTAGCCGCTCTTGAACGAGGTAGATTGCAGAATCTGATCTTCGATAACCAGGCTTTACAAAGTCACCGGGCAATGGCCGCTATTTTGTCAGCCATTTTGCAGCTTCCTCCTGTAAAGCGCTTGATGGCCAAGGAGCAGTTGCGATCTCGTTATTTGGAACGGTTGCTTAAAGGAACTTAA